A window from Prochlorococcus marinus CUG1435 encodes these proteins:
- a CDS encoding aldo/keto reductase produces MIINSQKRSFGRGAKVSLFTLGTMRATESLEKMYGILKNAYHVGINHIETAPSYGDAESLIGNSIKKLALEDNISEKNWVITTKVLPKGDFNFLKKNFKNSLKNLNREKINNLAIHGLNLKKHLDWVLAGEGKKFILWILENELVDQVGFSSHGSYSLIKEAINCEVFSFCSLHLHYLDQSKLTLAEQAIKKGMGVLAISPADKGGRLYSPSDILLEASKPFHPLELAYRFLLAKGITTLSLGATNKKDFEFAHKLRNSYERLTAPEKRALNKIEEVANQRLSSTKCEQCRFCLPCPNEIPIPEILRLRNISVGYGQLEFSKERYNLIGKAGHWWEEKNASFCQECNECVPKCPSKLDIPNLLKQTHNLLIESPKKRLWG; encoded by the coding sequence ATGATTATTAATTCACAAAAAAGATCATTTGGTAGAGGGGCGAAAGTGAGCTTATTCACTTTAGGGACAATGCGAGCAACTGAAAGTCTCGAAAAAATGTATGGCATATTAAAAAATGCATACCATGTAGGAATCAACCACATTGAAACAGCGCCTTCTTATGGTGATGCTGAATCACTTATTGGAAATTCAATAAAAAAACTAGCATTAGAAGACAACATATCCGAAAAAAACTGGGTGATTACTACCAAAGTTTTACCAAAGGGTGATTTTAACTTTTTAAAAAAGAATTTTAAAAATTCCCTTAAAAATTTAAATCGCGAGAAAATTAATAATCTTGCAATTCATGGACTTAACTTAAAAAAACATCTAGATTGGGTTCTAGCGGGAGAAGGTAAGAAATTCATATTGTGGATACTTGAGAACGAACTAGTTGATCAAGTTGGTTTTAGTTCACATGGAAGTTATTCACTAATTAAAGAAGCAATTAACTGTGAAGTTTTTAGTTTTTGTAGTCTACATTTACATTACTTAGATCAATCCAAACTTACTTTGGCAGAGCAAGCTATTAAAAAAGGTATGGGAGTATTAGCAATATCGCCCGCTGATAAAGGCGGTAGATTATATTCTCCAAGTGATATTTTGTTAGAGGCCTCTAAGCCCTTTCATCCATTAGAATTAGCTTATCGATTTCTTTTAGCAAAAGGCATTACGACTTTATCCTTGGGGGCTACAAACAAAAAAGATTTTGAATTTGCTCATAAACTTAGAAACTCTTACGAAAGGCTAACAGCACCTGAAAAAAGAGCTCTCAATAAAATTGAGGAAGTGGCTAATCAAAGATTAAGCTCAACAAAATGTGAACAATGCAGATTTTGTCTTCCATGCCCAAATGAAATACCTATTCCAGAAATACTTCGTTTAAGGAATATATCTGTTGGTTATGGTCAATTAGAATTTTCAAAAGAAAGATACAATTTAATAGGAAAAGCTGGCCACTGGTGGGAAGAAAAAAATGCCTCCTTTTGTCAAGAATGTAATGAATGCGTTCCTAAATGTCCTAGTAAATTAGATATACCAAATTTATTAAAGCAAACCCATAACTTATTAATTGAAAGTCCTAAAAAAAGATTATGGGGTTAA
- a CDS encoding riboflavin synthase, which translates to MFTGIIQSIGKLKQEKNILEIEILDNLFDITIGDSIAVDGICLTVKEIFQNKFTVDVSEETLKKTTLGVKSNLNQIVNLEPALRVSDRLGGHIVSGHVDGLGTVENIEKLEKSWLLSIKWKNNNFSRYVVNKGSICVNGISLTIAKYEQEGEIFTIAIIPHTWHNTNLNKLNVGESVNLEADALIKYVEKLLLFNKNSKEDLSSNNLSSEWLKENGW; encoded by the coding sequence ATGTTTACAGGAATAATTCAATCAATTGGAAAACTAAAACAAGAAAAAAATATTTTAGAAATTGAAATTCTCGATAACTTATTTGATATAACAATCGGCGACAGCATAGCTGTTGATGGAATTTGTTTGACAGTTAAAGAGATTTTTCAAAATAAATTTACTGTTGATGTTAGTGAGGAAACATTAAAAAAAACAACTTTAGGAGTTAAGTCGAACCTGAATCAGATTGTTAATTTGGAACCCGCTCTTAGGGTGTCTGACCGTCTAGGAGGGCATATAGTCAGCGGACATGTTGATGGCCTTGGAACGGTCGAGAATATAGAAAAATTAGAGAAATCTTGGCTTTTATCAATAAAGTGGAAAAATAATAATTTTTCAAGATACGTAGTAAATAAAGGGAGTATTTGTGTAAATGGTATAAGTCTTACGATTGCCAAATATGAGCAGGAAGGAGAAATATTTACTATTGCGATAATTCCTCATACTTGGCATAACACAAATCTGAATAAATTAAATGTTGGTGAAAGCGTAAACCTTGAGGCAGATGCACTAATTAAATATGTAGAGAAATTACTTTTGTTTAATAAAAATAGTAAAGAAGATTTGTCTTCAAATAATCTTTCTTCGGAGTGGCTTAAAGAAAACGGTTGGTAA
- a CDS encoding transcriptional regulator produces the protein MLEGKELLEKAKLLSKQSEDEIAKGCGYVGPSGRVLRKSFYKALIEAKGYKIGNGRQGKNGNRASRGRQAEFKTKVHGNGNLLIGHAYTKKLGLEPGQEFKIDLKKESKTIYLIPLD, from the coding sequence ATGCTAGAAGGAAAAGAACTTCTTGAGAAAGCAAAATTATTAAGTAAACAATCTGAGGATGAGATAGCCAAAGGCTGTGGATACGTTGGTCCAAGCGGTAGAGTCTTAAGAAAAAGTTTTTACAAAGCGCTTATAGAAGCTAAGGGTTACAAAATAGGAAATGGTCGTCAGGGGAAAAATGGTAATAGAGCTTCTAGAGGCAGACAGGCAGAATTCAAAACTAAAGTTCATGGTAATGGGAACCTTTTAATTGGTCATGCCTACACCAAAAAATTAGGTCTAGAGCCTGGTCAGGAATTTAAAATCGATCTAAAAAAAGAGTCAAAAACAATTTATCTGATTCCATTAGATTAA
- a CDS encoding heme-copper oxidase subunit III, translated as MTTLDSSKELQKNNSEATETHDDFRMFGLITFLIADGMTFAGFFAAYLTYKAVNPLPDGAIYELELPIPTLNTILLLVSSATFHKAGKALLKDKNSESQKWLFFTAFLGIIFLICQLFEYFHLPFGLTDNLFASTFYALTGFHGLHVTLGTLMILIIAWQSRIKGGRLTSQNMFPLEAVELYWHFVDGIWVILFIILYLL; from the coding sequence ATGACAACTCTAGATAGCTCAAAAGAACTTCAAAAAAATAATTCTGAAGCCACTGAAACACATGATGACTTCAGAATGTTTGGTCTTATAACTTTCCTAATTGCGGACGGAATGACTTTTGCTGGATTCTTTGCTGCTTATTTAACTTATAAAGCAGTAAATCCATTACCTGATGGTGCTATTTATGAATTAGAACTACCAATACCTACACTCAATACAATTTTGTTACTTGTTAGTAGTGCAACTTTCCATAAAGCAGGAAAAGCACTTTTAAAAGATAAAAACTCTGAATCCCAAAAATGGTTATTTTTTACTGCTTTTCTTGGAATTATATTTTTAATATGTCAATTATTTGAATATTTTCATTTACCTTTTGGATTAACCGATAATTTATTTGCAAGTACTTTTTATGCTCTTACTGGTTTTCATGGATTACATGTCACTTTAGGCACTTTAATGATTTTAATTATTGCTTGGCAATCGAGAATCAAGGGCGGAAGATTAACTAGTCAAAATATGTTCCCTTTGGAAGCTGTTGAATTGTACTGGCATTTTGTAGATGGAATATGGGTTATTTTATTTATTATTTTGTATCTTTTATAA
- the ctaD gene encoding cytochrome c oxidase subunit I — protein MTISIDPQKTNNESLQPKGWLRYFSFSLDHKVIGIQYLICGFLFYLIGGTLASAIRIELASPMSDFMPRDVYNQVLTLHGTIMIFLWIVPVVNGAFGNYLIPFYVGARDMAFPRLNAVAFWLIPPSGLMLVASYFVDGAAQAGWTAYPPLSITTPQSGQIIWILSVLLLGGSSIFGGINFIATIIKLRRPGLKLMQLPMYCWAMLGTSILVVLSTPVLAGTLILLSFDIIANTGFFNPVLGGNVVVYQHLFWFYSHPAVYIMVLPAFGLVSEILPVHARKPLFGYTTMVFSIMGIVVLGLVVWAHHMFTSGTPPWMRLFFTIATAFIAVPTGIKFFNWVATLWGGKISVNSAMLFSCGFIINFVFGGITGVALAQVPFDIHVHDTYFVVAHFHYIVYGGTVFIIFSSIYHWFPKVTGKMLNEKLGILHFIITFIGFNLCFAPQHWLGLNGMPRRVAEYDPQFQFVNQISSLGALLMAISTIPFLINVFLSVRNEKDAGDNPWNALTPEWLTSSPPPVENWEGEAPLVEEPYGYGKEISEKK, from the coding sequence ATGACAATATCAATTGATCCACAAAAAACTAATAATGAAAGTCTTCAACCTAAAGGCTGGCTTAGGTACTTTAGTTTTAGCCTTGATCATAAAGTAATTGGGATACAATATCTGATCTGCGGTTTTCTTTTCTATTTAATAGGCGGAACCTTAGCGAGTGCTATAAGAATTGAACTAGCTAGTCCAATGTCTGATTTTATGCCAAGGGATGTTTATAACCAAGTTTTAACCCTACATGGAACAATAATGATATTCCTTTGGATAGTGCCCGTAGTAAATGGTGCTTTTGGAAATTATTTAATTCCATTTTATGTAGGTGCGAGAGATATGGCATTCCCAAGATTAAATGCAGTAGCTTTTTGGTTAATTCCTCCTTCAGGTTTGATGCTGGTAGCAAGCTATTTTGTTGATGGTGCTGCTCAGGCTGGATGGACTGCTTATCCACCTTTGAGCATAACTACTCCTCAATCGGGACAAATTATTTGGATTCTGAGTGTTCTATTACTTGGAGGCAGCTCTATATTTGGTGGAATAAACTTTATCGCGACCATTATCAAATTAAGAAGGCCAGGATTAAAACTTATGCAATTGCCAATGTACTGTTGGGCAATGCTTGGAACGAGTATATTAGTTGTTTTGTCAACTCCGGTATTGGCGGGCACTTTAATTCTACTTAGCTTCGATATCATCGCTAATACAGGGTTTTTCAATCCTGTCTTGGGAGGCAATGTTGTAGTTTATCAGCATTTATTTTGGTTTTATTCTCATCCAGCTGTATACATTATGGTTCTTCCTGCCTTTGGTTTAGTTAGTGAAATACTTCCTGTACATGCTAGAAAACCACTTTTTGGATATACAACAATGGTTTTTTCAATAATGGGGATAGTAGTTTTAGGTTTAGTTGTTTGGGCTCATCACATGTTTACGAGTGGAACGCCCCCTTGGATGAGATTGTTCTTTACTATTGCCACGGCATTTATTGCTGTTCCAACAGGTATAAAATTTTTCAATTGGGTTGCAACATTATGGGGAGGTAAAATTTCCGTCAATAGTGCAATGTTATTCTCTTGCGGATTTATTATAAATTTTGTTTTTGGAGGTATCACAGGAGTTGCTTTGGCACAGGTACCTTTCGATATTCACGTACATGATACCTATTTCGTTGTAGCCCATTTTCATTACATAGTTTATGGAGGGACTGTTTTTATTATTTTCTCTTCAATTTATCATTGGTTCCCTAAAGTAACTGGGAAAATGCTCAATGAAAAATTAGGAATTTTACATTTTATCATTACCTTTATTGGATTTAACTTGTGCTTTGCTCCTCAACATTGGCTTGGTTTAAATGGAATGCCAAGAAGAGTTGCAGAATATGATCCTCAATTCCAGTTCGTTAATCAAATAAGTAGTCTTGGGGCTCTTTTGATGGCTATAAGTACAATTCCTTTTTTAATTAATGTATTCCTTAGTGTGAGAAATGAAAAAGATGCTGGAGATAACCCTTGGAATGCTCTTACACCTGAATGGTTAACATCTTCTCCACCTCCAGTTGAAAATTGGGAGGGAGAAGCTCCATTAGTTGAAGAACCATATGGTTATGGTAAAGAAATTTCTGAAAAAAAATAA
- the coxB gene encoding cytochrome c oxidase subunit II — MLNKTIYLILIISLVFAISFWIGFNVNLLPAEASINAPIYDELFKILFIIGLIIFIGMTIAVIYSLFKFRKRNDQIGDGIALEGNLSLEIVWTIIPSIIVLLIGLYSYNIYDRMGGMKELNHNHEMMNSNTEKIWAGISQTSDNEIAINNLSIEVSAMQFAFLFNYPKGNFISGELHVPVDQKVSMKMESKDVIHAFWVPEFRIKQDIIPGQPTILNFTPTKVGKYPIICAELCGPYHGGMRASIIVEEESDYNEWFNKNKKPEVNL, encoded by the coding sequence TTGTTAAATAAAACCATTTATTTAATACTAATTATTTCCCTCGTTTTTGCTATATCTTTTTGGATTGGTTTTAATGTAAATTTGCTCCCAGCGGAAGCAAGTATTAATGCACCAATTTACGATGAACTTTTTAAAATTCTTTTCATTATTGGATTAATTATTTTTATAGGAATGACAATAGCAGTTATTTATAGCTTATTTAAATTTAGGAAAAGAAATGATCAGATAGGCGATGGCATAGCTTTAGAGGGAAATTTAAGCTTAGAAATTGTATGGACAATTATCCCTTCAATAATTGTTTTACTAATAGGTCTATATAGCTACAACATCTACGATCGAATGGGAGGGATGAAAGAACTAAATCATAACCATGAAATGATGAATTCTAACACTGAAAAAATATGGGCTGGAATAAGTCAAACTTCTGATAATGAAATAGCAATAAATAATTTATCAATTGAAGTTTCAGCTATGCAATTTGCATTTCTATTCAATTATCCCAAGGGCAATTTCATATCAGGAGAACTACACGTTCCTGTTGATCAAAAAGTATCAATGAAAATGGAATCCAAAGATGTCATTCATGCTTTTTGGGTACCAGAGTTCAGAATTAAGCAGGATATTATTCCCGGACAACCGACTATCTTAAATTTCACTCCTACAAAAGTAGGAAAATATCCGATAATTTGTGCAGAATTATGTGGCCCATATCATGGAGGAATGAGAGCCTCGATAATTGTTGAAGAAGAATCTGATTACAACGAATGGTTTAACAAAAATAAAAAACCAGAGGTAAATTTATGA
- a CDS encoding heme A synthase — MINNQLYKSKYLTIFKRLGSHSVLALIALIVIGGATRVMEAGLACPDWPLCYGSFLPFNHMNLRVFLEWFHRLDAFLVGILILFKFALSIIWKNEIPNWLPKTYSLLLFLVIVQGSFGALTVINLLDSYTVTGHLLIAFLLLITTISINQNLEKDDIEEPLIWWRLLLFVPLLLTLIQSFIGVRLSSTWSAHICLSFNNQCLMLNTHKLFAFPIAFSILLIIATAIYKRNLLNENWKYLSALIFLLFSQIVLGVLSLKTNLNEPFFIIGHQLNASLFIAILTTLIFRNPFTKKGLDHSLNSQIVGFNS, encoded by the coding sequence TTGATTAATAACCAATTATATAAATCAAAATATCTGACAATTTTTAAAAGGTTGGGAAGCCATAGTGTACTCGCACTCATCGCACTAATCGTAATTGGAGGTGCTACGAGAGTAATGGAGGCGGGACTTGCCTGCCCAGACTGGCCATTGTGTTATGGATCTTTTTTGCCTTTTAATCATATGAATTTAAGAGTATTTCTAGAGTGGTTTCATCGTCTAGATGCTTTTCTGGTTGGAATATTAATTCTTTTCAAATTTGCCCTTTCAATAATTTGGAAAAATGAAATTCCAAATTGGTTACCTAAAACTTATTCATTATTGCTGTTTCTGGTTATTGTCCAAGGATCTTTTGGAGCTTTAACAGTAATAAACTTGCTTGATTCATATACAGTTACTGGCCATCTTTTAATAGCTTTTCTACTTCTCATTACAACAATTTCAATAAATCAAAATTTAGAAAAAGACGACATAGAAGAGCCATTAATTTGGTGGAGATTATTATTGTTTGTTCCTCTTTTACTTACTCTGATTCAATCTTTTATTGGAGTTAGGCTCTCATCAACTTGGTCAGCACATATTTGCTTATCTTTTAATAATCAATGTCTAATGCTAAATACTCATAAATTATTTGCTTTTCCAATTGCTTTTTCAATTCTATTGATTATTGCTACTGCAATTTATAAGAGAAATTTGCTTAATGAAAATTGGAAATATCTCTCAGCACTTATTTTTCTCTTATTTTCCCAAATTGTTTTGGGTGTTTTAAGTCTTAAAACAAATTTGAATGAACCTTTTTTTATTATCGGTCATCAACTTAACGCCTCTTTATTTATTGCGATATTAACAACATTAATTTTTAGAAATCCTTTTACCAAAAAAGGCCTAGACCACTCTCTTAATTCTCAAATAGTTGGTTTCAATTCATGA
- a CDS encoding protoheme IX farnesyltransferase produces the protein MNSSNLENLNYKSSIRDEVVPSRKKITLPPWLEVAKPRLIPLLLATTLGGMALTEEWPLSSPKLICTLGGGALAAAAAGALNCLWEMELDKRMIRTSKRALPAGKLSSETVFLAAVSCTLAASMLLVSGVNYLAAGLTLLGLFSYVILYTVILKPRTTKNIVFGGVAGAIPPLVGASAATGHVGLSGWWLFGLVMLWTPAHFWALAILLKDDYASVGIPMLPSVKGSVFTAKAISRYGWATVLMSIMGVFALPEGGLLYGIMLLPFNGRLLQLINELKKSPDDLSRAKSLFRWSILYMFGICLLLLISRTQLSVEFEQQSMQIFFSIVSLLSN, from the coding sequence ATGAACAGTAGTAACTTAGAAAACTTGAACTATAAATCTTCAATTAGGGATGAAGTTGTACCTTCAAGAAAAAAAATAACTTTGCCGCCTTGGCTTGAAGTAGCAAAACCCAGATTAATCCCACTTTTACTGGCAACCACTTTGGGAGGAATGGCTTTAACAGAGGAATGGCCTTTGTCTTCACCGAAACTTATCTGTACTTTAGGAGGCGGAGCTTTGGCAGCAGCTGCAGCAGGAGCTCTTAATTGCTTGTGGGAAATGGAATTAGACAAGAGGATGATAAGAACTAGCAAAAGAGCCTTGCCAGCAGGAAAGTTGTCATCTGAGACTGTATTTTTAGCTGCTGTATCATGTACTTTGGCAGCCTCTATGCTTTTAGTAAGTGGTGTAAATTATTTAGCTGCGGGATTAACTCTTCTTGGTTTATTTAGCTACGTAATTTTATATACAGTTATTTTGAAACCTCGTACAACAAAAAATATTGTTTTCGGAGGAGTTGCTGGTGCGATACCACCTTTAGTTGGAGCATCTGCTGCCACAGGGCATGTAGGTCTTAGTGGTTGGTGGTTGTTTGGTTTAGTAATGTTATGGACTCCAGCACATTTCTGGGCACTTGCAATTTTGTTGAAGGATGATTACGCATCTGTTGGTATTCCTATGCTCCCCTCTGTTAAAGGATCTGTTTTTACTGCTAAAGCAATTTCTCGTTACGGATGGGCAACAGTTTTAATGAGTATTATGGGAGTTTTTGCTTTACCTGAAGGGGGGCTCTTATACGGAATTATGTTATTGCCATTTAATGGAAGACTTTTGCAATTAATAAATGAATTAAAGAAATCTCCTGATGATCTTTCAAGAGCAAAGTCTCTTTTTAGGTGGTCTATTCTCTATATGTTTGGTATTTGTCTTTTGTTATTAATTTCCAGAACCCAACTATCCGTGGAATTTGAGCAGCAATCAATGCAAATATTTTTCTCTATAGTGTCCCTGCTTAGTAATTAA
- a CDS encoding ATP-binding cassette domain-containing protein, translating to MNYIKVKGLSKSYSDIKALKNLSMEIEAGTLFGILGPNGAGKSTLIKILATLIEPDSGEVFINNINLIKNSRKIRELIGYVAQDISLDKILTGRELLDFQSDLYHINKNKKFERIKKLIDQLEMNDWIDRKCGTYSGGMKRRIDLAAGLLHLPKLLILDEPTVGLDIESRNIIWQLLKDLRNSGMTIILSSHYLDEIDKLADKLVIIDDGRVIAQGAPAELKNKLGGDRVTLKVREFSNQEEAKNICQILSSIDGISQIIINEAQGFSINFVADKEKDLLTKLKVELAFSKFEIFSLTQSQPSLDDVYLQATGKTLLDAEISMAGKRDLKKESKQSMR from the coding sequence ATGAATTATATAAAAGTCAAAGGGCTCTCAAAATCTTATTCAGATATCAAGGCATTAAAAAATTTATCGATGGAAATTGAAGCTGGCACGTTGTTCGGAATACTAGGCCCAAATGGTGCTGGTAAATCAACACTAATAAAAATACTCGCTACTTTAATAGAGCCTGATAGTGGAGAAGTTTTTATAAATAATATTAATCTAATAAAAAATTCAAGGAAAATTCGAGAATTAATTGGTTATGTTGCCCAGGACATCTCACTTGATAAAATATTAACTGGACGAGAGCTTTTGGATTTTCAATCAGATTTATATCACATCAACAAAAACAAAAAATTTGAAAGGATAAAGAAATTAATAGATCAATTAGAAATGAATGATTGGATTGATCGTAAGTGTGGAACTTATTCAGGGGGAATGAAAAGAAGAATAGATCTGGCAGCTGGACTTTTACATTTGCCCAAATTATTAATATTGGATGAACCTACAGTTGGTTTAGATATTGAAAGTAGGAACATTATATGGCAACTTTTGAAAGATTTGAGAAATAGTGGGATGACTATTATTTTAAGCAGTCACTATCTTGATGAAATAGATAAATTGGCAGACAAATTAGTGATAATTGATGATGGAAGAGTTATAGCACAAGGGGCTCCTGCAGAACTCAAAAATAAATTAGGAGGGGATAGAGTAACTTTGAAAGTAAGAGAATTTAGTAATCAGGAAGAAGCAAAAAATATATGTCAGATTTTATCTTCAATAGATGGAATTAGTCAGATCATTATCAATGAAGCGCAAGGCTTCTCTATAAATTTCGTAGCAGATAAGGAAAAAGATTTACTTACGAAGCTCAAAGTGGAATTAGCCTTCTCAAAGTTTGAAATTTTTTCTCTTACCCAAAGTCAGCCAAGCTTGGACGATGTATATCTTCAGGCAACCGGGAAAACTTTATTGGATGCCGAAATTTCTATGGCAGGGAAAAGAGACCTTAAAAAAGAATCAAAGCAATCAATGCGATAA